The proteins below come from a single Oerskovia jenensis genomic window:
- a CDS encoding Gfo/Idh/MocA family protein codes for MRAEEVARDHGAIDALTTRTEPSDLNGRAVLGAATTPVPDRSATDLLPSRLPAAGYRAGIIGTGFIGEVHARAIRTAGGELVSVAGIDPDVAREAAADLGAQGYAATAQELIDDPDIDVVHVCTPNFLHVPLATAALAAGKHVVCEKPLATDLAGAVALAELAARASAADGRVAVVPFAYRFHPMVREARERVRSGALGTISLVHGSYLQDWLLRASDDNWRVDPALGGASRAFGDIGSHFCDLLEFTTGQRIVRLVAQTATVNAERLGADGRPTAVRTEDAVTLQYETDGGALGSAVISQVSAGRKNRLFLEISGSESTLAFDQEAPESLWEGRRDTSRLLVRDPGALAPAAARYSRLPAGHPQGYQDCFNALVGDTAAAIAGPTPDGLPTFADGLRAAHLAEAVARSARTGTWVEVEA; via the coding sequence ATGCGAGCCGAAGAAGTCGCGCGAGACCACGGGGCCATCGACGCCCTCACCACCAGGACGGAGCCGTCCGACCTGAACGGCCGAGCCGTTCTGGGGGCCGCGACCACCCCCGTCCCTGACCGTTCCGCGACCGACCTGCTGCCCAGTCGCCTGCCCGCCGCGGGCTACCGCGCGGGGATCATCGGCACCGGCTTCATCGGCGAGGTCCACGCCCGTGCGATCCGCACCGCCGGGGGAGAGCTCGTCTCGGTCGCCGGGATCGACCCCGACGTCGCCCGCGAGGCAGCAGCCGACCTCGGCGCCCAGGGCTACGCGGCCACCGCGCAGGAGCTCATCGACGACCCGGACATCGACGTCGTGCACGTGTGCACCCCCAACTTCCTGCACGTGCCCCTCGCGACCGCGGCGCTCGCGGCCGGCAAGCACGTGGTGTGCGAGAAGCCCCTCGCCACCGACCTCGCCGGCGCCGTCGCGCTCGCCGAGCTCGCCGCGCGGGCCTCCGCCGCCGACGGCCGCGTCGCCGTCGTGCCCTTCGCCTACCGCTTCCACCCCATGGTGCGCGAGGCGCGCGAGCGGGTCCGCAGCGGTGCGCTCGGCACGATCAGCCTGGTCCACGGGTCCTACCTCCAGGACTGGCTGCTGCGCGCGAGCGACGACAACTGGCGCGTCGACCCCGCGCTCGGCGGGGCCAGCCGCGCGTTCGGCGACATCGGCTCGCACTTCTGCGACCTCCTGGAGTTCACGACCGGCCAGCGCATCGTGCGCCTCGTGGCGCAGACCGCGACCGTCAACGCCGAGCGGCTCGGCGCCGACGGGCGGCCCACCGCGGTCCGCACCGAGGACGCCGTGACGCTCCAGTACGAGACCGACGGCGGAGCGCTCGGCTCGGCCGTCATCAGCCAGGTCTCGGCCGGCCGCAAGAACCGCCTCTTCCTCGAGATCTCCGGCTCGGAGTCGACCCTCGCGTTCGACCAGGAGGCCCCCGAGAGCCTCTGGGAGGGCCGCCGTGACACGAGCCGGCTGCTCGTCCGCGACCCCGGCGCCCTCGCGCCCGCAGCCGCGCGCTACTCCCGGCTCCCCGCAGGACACCCCCAGGGATACCAGGACTGCTTCAACGCTCTCGTCGGCGACACCGCCGCAGCCATCGCCGGGCCCACGCCCGACGGGCTGCCCACGTTCGCCGACGGTCTCCGGGCCGCTCACCTCGCCGAGGCCGTGGCCCGTTCCGCACGCACCGGCACCTGGGTGGAGGTAGAGGCATGA